A part of Eremothecium sinecaudum strain ATCC 58844 chromosome VII, complete sequence genomic DNA contains:
- a CDS encoding BAR and SH3 domain-containing protein (Syntenic homolog of Ashbya gossypii AER140C; Syntenic homolog of Ashbya gossypii NOHBY516; No homolog in Saccharomyces cerevisiae; Syntenic homolog of Kluyveromyces lactis KLLA0B04862g): MSKMNELSDQFSQNFKCDISQIGQKVWRAPQIIKDKLEIGYQFKDKNFDQIQDSFNTIHDSITTLNAECERFSVQISNLMVFTQNINKGFQEILSKNLLDSNTTNIPLTPNSGIVSPIAAKECASDPMPGTKNFNFSKYVDRFQTAVVKIKSDQSLFQSRVIAPLAQIKELSTRIQKPLEERKNLILDINSFSSKVERYNQRIHSNELTLKGEQKRIKYDKKLEEVKFKYETLNSVLKVELQIFFDLFRQFLASWFPLYLYLTYSIYYNLYQFLGNCPEVRKLLEKSGFSSLAPVSSVVNTSRNLVEDFHINFDSVMEQLQSLNVINFKRLYAQVYAGNLEDSTVANSYQGPVPTLYATVIYDYEPQFNDPQYLTIKEGDIIQVITQSKNGWWYGMLLRTKTKGLFPQSYIQVQDYDS, from the coding sequence ATGAGCAAGATGAATGAGTTGTCTGATCAATTCTCGCAAAACTTCAAATGTGATATCTCGCAAATTGGACAGAAGGTATGGAGGGCGCCGCAGATAATAAAGGACAAGCTAGAAATAGGGTATCAGTTTAAGGATAAGAATTTTGATCAAATACAAGACTCATTCAATACTATTCATGATTCAATCACAACCTTAAATGCCGAGTGCGAGCGATTTTCAGTGCAGATTAGCAACTTGATGGTATTCACTCAGAATATAAACAAGGGTTTTCAGGAAATACTCTCCAAAAATCTTTTAGACAGTAATACTACAAATATTCCGTTGACTCCTAATAGCGGTATTGTCTCCCCAATTGCAGCCAAAGAATGTGCATCAGACCCTATGCCCGGGACTAAGAACTTTAACTTCAGCAAATATGTTGACCGTTTTCAGACTGCAGTCGTCAAAATTAAATCTGACCAAAGTTTGTTTCAGAGTAGAGTAATAGCTCCACTAGCTCAAATCAAGGAGCTATCGACTAGGATCCAGAAGCCATTGGAAGAGAGGAAGAATCTAATATTAGATATTAACTCCTTTAGTAGCAAAGTTGAAAGGTATAACCAACGCATCCATTCTAATGAATTAACGTTGAAGGGCGAACAAAAACGAATTAAGTACGATAAAAAGCTTGAGGAAGTAAAATTTAAGTATGAGACACTAAATTCAGTGCTAAAGGTTGAACTCCAGATTTTTTTCGACCTCTTTCGTCAGTTTTTGGCTTCTTGGTTTCCTCTTTACCTCTATCTCACGTATTCCATTTATTACAATCTTTACCAGTTTTTAGGTAATTGTCCTGAAGTAAGGAAGTTGCTAGAGAAAAGTGGCTTCTCAAGCCTAGCACCTGTTTCATCTGTTGTTAACACATCTAGAAACCTAGTAGAGGATTTCCATATAAATTTTGATTCAGTTATGGAACAGTTGCAAAGCCTCAATGTTATCAACTTTAAGCGACTATATGCTCAGGTATATGCGGGGAATTTGGAAGACTCAACAGTTGCCAATAGTTACCAGGGTCCAGTACCTACACTATACGCAACTGTAATTTATGACTATGAGCCTCAATTTAACGACCCACAGTACTTGACAATAAAAGAAGGGGATATTATCCAAGTAATCACACAATCCAAAAATGGTTGGTGGTATGGAATGTTACTACGTACTAAAACCAAAGGTCTATTCCCTCAGAGCTACATTCAAGTACAGGATTACGATAGTTGA
- a CDS encoding Zn(II)2Cys6 transcription factor domain-containing protein (Syntenic homolog of Ashbya gossypii AER141C; Syntenic homolog of Ashbya gossypii NOHBY517; No homolog in Saccharomyces cerevisiae; Syntenic homolog of Kluyveromyces lactis KLLA0B04840g): MTAIYDSKRRTKPCSNCKQNKVKCEYSTSLPCSRCLKFRLQCYFPGSYNTTDHLVSNPSKDTAHGSAPVSNSFDTWTGEVISRIASFEGSLESVLKLVHSNHQQQQQQLNLLQSQLSQQQQHSVHDIDPFLDPAALDSTNLFRQYTDVKDFRTEQVLSRQQAKELMDLFIEKFSEQLYGYPLKDMAFDDLWDHSPLLLVSMCTIACRFHSELSHLVPQLRQSLEWFTTKAATSSFGCTKDSHKEYIILGLLLAALWFHSNQLYVAVAMQLSRIWGVGQRVNREGAVRFPKIFYLLYILDGKFSLINSRSPSIYKNLEPGLLSSRKHTIESIDDPAIKQILLESTIDDTNKLSHRQTVLLNEAKHDKILVSNDVIKNCQLLSQVEFHFAVESIFHNTNFFNGEFSSTNSMALIPPNRFGIPWETNMDIDRWMISWTIALQKIHIQQNPWCLKSTLLYYNYARMYFSTKPWIVSIQRDSLNGFPGDPKLLGVWDAKERDSNLGNNPKAVDQEIAYSAAKALLKLVTKDKDVVAIFQFLPVHVYLMVYFACLVLLSPDYIPRSAIRDRKEMDMGVLYSLVSNFKNMLANQVISDLDLQNHLNTNLTAALAQFRKEYAKFLSSDKQLKELVDAAEENMQLNLEQNVKPKSILAWPGTNHGHP; encoded by the coding sequence ATGACAGCCATATATGATTCCAAAAGGAGAACAAAACCTTGCTCCAACTGCAAGCAAAATAAAGTCAAATGTGAATACTCTACTTCACTGCCATGTTCTCGATGTTTAAAATTTAGACTACAATGCTACTTTCCGGGCAGTTATAATACTACTGATCACCTCGTTTCAAATCCTTCCAAAGATACTGCACATGGTTCTGCTCCTGTATCAAACTCTTTTGATACCTGGACTGGAGAGGTAATTAGTCGAATTGCTTCTTTTGAAGGATCTCTGGAATCAGTGCTAAAATTGGTACACAGTAACCAtcagcagcaacaacagcaatTAAATTTACTGCAATCACAGTTGAGccaacagcaacaacaCAGTGTGCATGATATAGACCCATTCTTGGATCCAGCTGCTCTTGATTCTACTAATCTATTTCGACAATATACTGATGTGAAGGATTTTCGAACAGAACAGGTGCTTTCTCGGCAACAAGCTAAGGAATTGATGGACCTTTTTATTGAGAAATTCTCTGAGCAATTGTATGGATATCCGTTGAAAGATATGGCCTTTGATGATTTATGGGATCATTCCCCGCTTTTACTTGTTTCTATGTGCACGATAGCGTGTAGGTTCCATTCAGAATTATCACATCTTGTGCCGCAACTGCGACAAAGTTTAGAGTGGTTCACAACAAAAGCTGCAACAAGCAGTTTTGGCTGTACTAAGGATTCTCATAAGGAGTATATTATTTTAGGCCTGCTTTTGGCGGCTTTATGGTTTCATTCAAATCAGTTGTACGTTGCAGTTGCAATGCAGTTATCTCGAATATGGGGCGTGGGCCAGCGAGTAAATAGGGAAGGCGCTGTCAGATTCCCCAAAATATTTTACCTACTTTATATTCTTGATGGGAAGTTCAGTCTCATCAATAGTAGGAGTCCGTCCATATACAAGAACTTGGAGCCTGGCCTATTATCTTCGAGAAAGCATACAATCGAATCTATTGACGATCCTGCAATAAAGCAGATCCTATTGGAATCTACCATTGACGATACCAATAAACTAAGCCACAGGCAAACAGTACTACTAAACGAAGCTAAACATGATAAAATTTTGGTGTCGAATGATGTAATTAAAAACTGTCAATTGCTCTCACAAGTGGAGTTCCATTTCGCCGTGGAATCTATATTTCATAATACTAATTTTTTCAATGGTGAGTTCAGCTCTACAAACTCTATGGCATTAATACCTCCTAATAGATTTGGTATACCCTGGGAAACTAACATGGATATTGACAGGTGGATGATATCCTGGACTATTGCGCTTCAAAAAATACACATACAACAAAACCCATGGTGTCTAAAATCTACCCTACTATATTACAATTACGCAAGAATGTATTTCAGCACAAAGCCGTGGATAGTCAGCATACAAAGGGATTCACTAAACGGGTTTCCAGGTGACCCTAAGCTTCTTGGTGTTTGGGATGCTAAAGAACGCGACTCCAATCTGGGTAACAACCCAAAAGCCGTGGATCAGGAAATAGCATACTCTGCAGCAAAAGCTCTTCTTAAGTTGGTCACCAAGGATAAAGATGTGGTAGCCATTTTTCAATTTTTGCCTGTGCATGTTTACCTAATGGTATACTTTGCGTGTTTGGTATTATTAAGTCCGGACTACATACCAAGAAGTGCCATCCGCGACAGAAAAGAAATGGACATGGGAGTTTTGTATTCCCTAGTttcaaactttaaaaacaTGCTTGCAAACCAAGTCATATCCGATCTAGACCTGCAAAATCATTTAAACACAAATTTAACAGCTGCATTAGCACAGTTTCGAAAGGAATATGCTAAATTTTTATCAAGCGACAAGCAATTAAAAGAATTAGTTGACGCTGCCGAGGAAAATATGCAATTGAATCTCGAACAAAATGTGAAACCTAAGTCAATTTTAGCATGGCCGGGAACTAATCATGGACATCCTTAG
- a CDS encoding CoA-binding protein (Syntenic homolog of Ashbya gossypii AER142W; Syntenic homolog of Ashbya gossypii NOHBY518; No homolog in Saccharomyces cerevisiae; Syntenic homolog of Kluyveromyces lactis KLLA0B04818g), whose product MMAKQALGQFFGNKRLYFVCGKVYQEGHFANRIVNWFNDRQLPVVPVSPKGGSMEVYSATSGTKKLEIATDIPNYLKNINAEDLDGISVNFVTPPPVSISIQTQLRNAKIPVKSVWFQPGSWNQDCLKFAVEELGISPERVITDCVLVNGDAHYVKNTLKL is encoded by the coding sequence ATGATGGCTAAGCAGGCTTTAGGTCAATTTTTTGGTAACAAACGTTTGTATTTTGTTTGCGGCAAGGTATATCAAGAGGGCCACTTTGCAAATCGTATTGTTAATTGGTTTAATGATCGACAGCTGCCCGTAGTTCCTGTATCTCCTAAAGGAGGCTCTATGGAGGTCTATTCTGCGACCTCTGGAACCAAGAAGCTTGAAATTGCGACTGATATTCCAAATTACCTTAAAAATATTAATGCCGAAGACCTTGATGGCATCAGTGTTAACTTTGTTACACCTCCCCCTGTCTCTATTTCGATACAAACCCAGCTACGTAACGCCAAGATACCTGTTAAGAGCGTTTGGTTTCAACCCGGGTCTTGGAACCAAGACTGTTTGAAGTTTGCAGTGGAAGAACTTGGAATCAGTCCAGAGAGAGTCATCACCGACTGCGTTTTGGTCAACGGGGATGCTCACTACGTTAAGAACACTCTTAAATTATGA
- a CDS encoding HGL255Cp (Syntenic homolog of Ashbya gossypii AER144C; Syntenic homolog of Ashbya gossypii NOHBY519; No homolog in Saccharomyces cerevisiae; Syntenic homolog of Kluyveromyces lactis KLLA0B04796g) yields MYEKVNHSSEVTKLLTDSDSRAADTRRRTKFTILDILRILLGLVLLLECINRVIYGQWLSPKLLFNRRKPNYDLKPSIYWSENHIEIPHIFTHDELLTYSSTAEDREDPEDRPVLMSISGKVYDVSRSPQFYGANGPYRRFTGTDCSNLFGYPVWDIVALSTEECSPDVSNLKPSQLRRVREWESFYEERYPLVGYYQAVQ; encoded by the coding sequence ATGTACGAGAAAGTAAACCATTCCAGTGAAGTAACAAAGTTGCTAACCGACAGCGACTCAAGAGCGGCAGATACAAGAAGGAGGACTAAGTTTACGATCCTTGATATTCTTCGAATTCTACTAGGTTTAGTGCTATTGTTGGAATGTATTAATAGAGTCATATATGGTCAGTGGTTGTCGCCGAAGCTGTTATTTAATAGACGTAAACCGAATTATGATCTAAAACCTTCAATTTACTGGAGTGAGAATCACATAGAAATACCTCATATTTTCACCCATGATGAGCTACTAACGTACTCATCAACGGCAGAGGATAGGGAAGATCCAGAAGATAGACCAGTTCTCATGTCCATCTCCGGGAAGGTTTATGATGTTTCACGTTCACCACAATTCTATGGCGCTAATGGCCCCTATAGACGCTTCACCGGTACCGATTGCAGCAATCTATTTGGATATCCAGTATGGGACATAGTCGCCCTATCAACCGAGGAATGCTCTCCAGACGTCTCCAATTTGAAGCCCAGTCAGTTACGTAGAGTAAGAGAGTGGGAGAGCTTCTATGAGGAGAGGTACCCATTAGTTGGGTATTATCAAGCAGTGCAGTGA
- the VMA6 gene encoding H(+)-transporting V0 sector ATPase subunit d (Syntenic homolog of Ashbya gossypii AER146C; Syntenic homolog of Saccharomyces cerevisiae YLR447C (VMA6)) gives MEGVFFNIDNGFIEGVVRGFRNGLLTSNQYINLTQCDTLDDLKLQLSSSDYGNFLSNVSSDALTTSVIQERASSKLYQEFQYIRDQSSGTTKKFMDYITYGYMIDNVALMITGTIHDRDKAEIIPRCHPLGWFDTLPTLTVATDLQSLYQTVLVDTPLAPYFRDCFNNADELDDVNIEIIRNKLYRAYLQDFHSFADREIPQPARDVVQQMLEFEADRRAINIALNSLQSSDVITSDIKRELLPNLGKLYPVMTEQLASELSDFDSLRSIISNVGEYRGILDATNIEDEFYKMEMDLCRDAFTQQFTVSTIWAWIKSKEQEVRNITWIAECIAQNQRERINNYISVY, from the coding sequence ATGGAGGGTGTGTTCTTTAATATTGATAACGGTTTCATTGAGGGAGTCGTAAGAGGCTTCCGCAATGGTTTACTGACAAGTAACCAGTATATTAATTTGACTCAATGCGACACGTTGGATGATCTGAAATTGCAACTTTCGTCAAGCGACTACGGAAATTTCTTATCTAATGTTTCATCTGATGCGCTGACTACTTCAGTTATCCAAGAACGTGCTTCTAGCAAACTGTACCAGGAGTTTCAATATATTAGGGACCAATCTAGCGGCACAACGAAGAAGTTTATGGATTACATTACGTACGGTTATATGATCGATAATGTAGCTCTAATGATTACTGGTACGATTCACGACCGTGATAAAGCAGAAATAATCCCACGTTGTCATCCACTGGGTTGGTTTGACACTTTACCAACGCTAACTGTTGCGACAGACTTGCAGTCGTTGTACCAGACCGTACTCGTGGACACTCCATTGGCGCCATATTTCCGGGACTGTTTTAATAATGCAGACGAGTTGGATGATGTTAATATAGAAATTATCAGGAATAAGCTTTACCGTGCATACCTGCAGGATTTCCACAGTTTTGCCGACCGGGAGATCCCCCAACCTGCTCGGGACGTTGTTCAACAAATGTTGGAGTTTGAAGCCGACAGGAGAGCTATAAATATTGCTTTGAACTCTTTGCAGTCATCTGATGTCATTACCTCTGATATCAAGCGCGAACTGCTCCCCAATCTTGGCAAACTATACCCTGTCATGACGGAGCAGTTGGCTAGCGAATTGAGCGATTTTGATTCCCTGAGGAGCATAATTAGCAATGTTGGAGAGTACCGTGGTATCCTAGACGCGACAAATATAGAAGATGAGTTTTATAAGATGGAGATGGACTTGTGTCGGGACGCATTTACTCAGCAGTTTACTGTATCCACCATTTGGGCGTGGATAAAATCCAAGGAGCAAGAAGTCAGGAACATTACATGGATAGCGGAATGCATTGCTCAAAATCAACGAGAGAGAATAAACAATTATATATCTGTTTACTGA
- the COG8 gene encoding Golgi transport complex subunit COG8 (Syntenic homolog of Ashbya gossypii AER147W; Syntenic homolog of Saccharomyces cerevisiae YML071C (COG8)), with amino-acid sequence MDSVIDGILDDTDKYWDDAKPLIETIFTSRDNYTDYFVSHPLPGSIVEEIAETDAAIVALEKQLKDRLIGAKKSIIAELAEGDVESYLSSISEEIGELWELDNSRSQVDLSSATDEEDVEAVIGEIEASGSDEHGAAREDAFHEALSRLRKHEEENSDANLMYVLQNIDKISELLEIPALASTCIKTGHYQEALLCHSHALSLQHKFPNIDLIASIASAVHNNISKTMLQGLVKLLGTNLTINAMKKVIQYLSSIEPLQGNPPALQQLFISMRYRFLASEINSYVVPEDASDAVNELLAKRKIECVREHFYSIIAVFNSMFTPETIPLQIPLFNETKSQNSKEIPTSLHLLQFVENATEYLLKQLAKHKSSAFTESVCLQLVYCSFRLGDINYNFHHLFMNKLLESKLFTQQTLEAAMAKRLDLAANY; translated from the coding sequence ATGGATTCAGTGATTGATGGTATTTTGGATGATACCGATAAATACTGGGATGATGCTAAGCCGTTGATAGAGACTATATTTACCTCTCGAGATAATTATACCGACTATTTCGTATCTCATCCTCTGCCTGGTTCGATAGTTGAGGAAATTGCAGAGACCGATGCAGCCATAGTTGCGCTAGAAAAGCAACTGAAGGACCGTTTGATTGGTGCTAAAAAATCCATTATTGCTGAACTTGCCGAAGGCGATGTTGAGTCGTACTTAAGCAGCATATCAGAAGAGATTGGCGAATTGTGGGAACTGGATAACTCTCGGTCCCAGGTGGACTTGAGCAGTGCTACTGACGAGGAAGATGTCGAGGCGGTTATAGGTGAGATTGAGGCTAGCGGTAGCGACGAACACGGCGCTGCACGAGAAGATGCGTTCCACGAGGCCCTTTCCAGGTTACGAAAAcatgaagaagaaaattcGGATGCCAATTTGATGTATGTGCTGCAGAATATTGACAAAATTAGCGAGCTGCTGGAGATCCCTGCGCTCGCCAGCACTTGTATTAAGACTGGTCATTACCAGGAGGCCCTGCTGTGTCACTCCCACGCACTGTCACTGCAGCATAAGTTCCCTAACATCGACTTAATTGCAAGTATTGCATCCGCGGTGCATAACAACATCTCGAAAACCATGTTGCAGGGCCTTGTCAAGCTGCTGGGCACTAATTTGACCATAAACGCCATGAAAAAAGTTATTCAGTATCTATCCTCTATTGAACCACTGCAGGGAAACCCACCAGCCCTGCAGCAGCTGTTTATTTCTATGCGCTACCGTTTCCTCGCCTCAGAAATCAACTCCTACGTGGTCCCTGAGGACGCGTCAGACGCTGTTAACGAGCTCTTGGCAAAAAGAAAGATAGAATGCGTAAGAGAACACTTCTACAGCATCATTGCAGTGTTCAATTCCATGTTTACTCCAGAAACAATTCCTCTACAGATCCCTCTCTTTAACGAGACTAAGTCCCAGAACTCTAAAGAAATCCCAACAAGCTTGCATTTACTACAATTCGTGGAAAACGCCACAGAGTACTTATTAAAACAACTAGCTAAACACAAATCATCTGCTTTTACCGAGTCAGTATGCTTACAGCTGGTATATTGTTCCTTCAGACTTGGTGATATTAACTATAACTTTCACCACCTATTCATGAACAAGTTGCTTGAATCAAAGCTATTCACACAGCAAACACTTGAAGCTGCTATGGCCAAACGGCTCGATCTCGCCGCTAATTACTAA